tcttgCCTCCTCTGTCGggtgctgccccctgctggcttACACGGTCTCTGCGGACCCTCAGCGCTGTGGGGACGAAGCGTGTGACCTCTGCTTTTGGGGTGATTATCTGTGGTTTTGCAGAAATGGTGGCAGTGCCTGACTGGCCGGCCACTCCAGAGTGGGTGGAGACATTGGTGATGTTGGCTCGTTTCTCTATGGTGTGGGCATGCCCTGAGGGGTTGGGGGGTGTTGGGCCAGTGCCTGGAGGAGGAGGTACCAGGGCAGAGGGGCGGATAGACataggaagagagggaggaggcaGGATGGAGGGAGTAATTGAAGGAGCAGTTTGAGTGGTCTCcgtggaggaagaggaagagggggGTGGCTTCTGACGGGGAACGATGCTTGGTGGTGCGCTGAGCACACTGGGGTTCAGAGGGGGTGGGAACAGAGTGAGGGGAGGAGCCATTCGAGGTGGAACAGACCgtggaggagggggaggaaTACCTACAACAGAAAAGCACAAGTAATACTAAAGGCCAGATCTTGTAACAAGAATACACATCTGGGGAGAAATGACAATTTTGGTGCTGGTTTTCAAAATCCTTCACTTATAAGCCAATGTTCACAggtttttcctttaaaactCACCCATAAATTCTTCTAGTCCATGAACTTTAACTACTGTTGCAAGATGTTATCAGAATCATATTGGTATGGCTTTGGACAGATggatttatttgaatatttaaaaatggtacttgatatttattgcatttatgtGCAAGAATGTTTAAGCAATGTTGGGCTTCTGCACTAAAATGTGAATGAATTTACATTATGAGactgaaacagagaaatacagagagtgGGACACGGCAGGGCTTTGCACGAACCAAAAAAAAGACTATGAACGAACTTCAAGGTCAATGAGAAAGATGGTTTTAGTTCTGCAGACAAATTAAGCAATGCGGTCTGAAATATTGAGCTCCATTCTGAAACCTTTGGTCTGAACTGGTAATtgctaatatatttaaaaatgcagacaTCACACACATTGGTTATTGCCATTTTCTGTGTGATGAGCAGCTTTATGACCTCTATGACAAGACTGTTAGGGTGTGATCTGTAAAATGTCATTACATGATGATGTCTACCAAACAGAagctatttatttttgctttagcATTAAaggtaaaatacagaaaaccaGTCTCTCTTGGAATACCAAGTAAGATGTGTTTGTATTGTTCCATTACCAGGACTCATCTTCAACATTTTCAGAAGCACGTCTTGTATTTTTCAACCTGAAGACGAATTTCacctttcagcatgacaatgacccaaaacatacatccaaaatcaacaaaaaatggcTTCACCGGAAGAAAATTTTGAAGTTTTGGaatggcccagccagagcccagacctgaatcccatagaaaatttgGGGGTAGACCTGAAGAGGGCTGAACACAGGAGATGCCCTCACAATCTGACAGATTTGGAGCGCTTTTTACAAGGACGAATTCTCAAAGATTGCCAAATCAAGAGGTGCCATGCTGATAAGAACCCTACCCAAAAAGACAGAATGCTGGCATAAAGTCAAAAGGTACTTCAACAAAGTATTAAGTGGTGTGCTTAAAGGGTGTGCATATTCATGCAACCACATTATTTTAGTTCTTTATTTTTCTATCTTAAAAGATGTCAGTTTCAATAGAATTGTACAGATTATGGGTCTCATTGAAGGtgaaaataaatctgaaatgaTTTTTTACATGACAAAAATCTGGCATTTAACAGGGGTGTGTAGTCTTTTTATATCCACTGTAACTCtaaatggaagaaaaaatatCAGTTTCTTTACCTTTTACTACATATGTGAGCACTTGTGTACCTTACCAATgtgatagatggatagatggatagatacttttttgatcctgaaggaaattttgctaatatataacaaataacaatatatatatatataaacatatataccTGGTGGTGCAGGGGGTGGCAGTCTGGGCGGTGGTCCTCTTGGTGGTGGTCCTGGGGGCATGCCAGGTGGGGGGCCAGGTGGAGGGCCAGGGGGACGGCCAGGTGGGGGGCCAGGTGGCAGCATCCGGGGTATCGGCCCTCTTAGAGCACCTGGAATGCCAGGTGGCCTCAGGAATGGAGGAGCACCTGAGAAAACATACCTCTCATTAAAGTTCTAACACTCTACATTGTTCTTTTATCTTACTTTCTCAGCTTaattcactgaattcaggtgttccaaatcacttccatggccacaggtgtataaaaccacttaggcctgcagactgcttctgcaaacatttatgaaagaatgggtcgctctcaggagaattccagcgtgaattccagtgaaaagaactcttaatgcttcagcagaccaagagattttggataatttcatgttcccaactttgtttaaacagtttggggacggcccctttctgttccaacatgactgtgcaccagtgcacaaagcaaggtccataaagacaggGATGAGCacgtttggtgtggaagaatttgactggcctggacagagccctgacctcaatctGAAAGACCACAGTGGGACGAATTAGAGTGGcaactgtgagccaggccttcacatccaacatcagtgtctgatctcacaaatgcacgctcctggaagaatggtcagaaatccCCTTAAACAAACTCATagcccttgtggaaagccctctcccaagagttgaagctgttatagctgcgaaaggtgggccaacatcatactAACTAGATTAATGGattcctatggattaagaatgggatctcacacATGCGTGTGAacgcagacgagcgaatacttttggcaatatagtgtattttcttTAACCTATTCGAGTGACTCACCAGGAGGTGGTCCTGGGGGTGGTCCTGAGGGAGGTCCTGGTGGCCTCATTGGAGGAGCTGGTGGTGGTCCTAAAGGAGGAGGACCTGTGATTGGTGGAGCTTGCATGTGAGGGTGTGGCTGTTGTGCTCCGATTGGAGCAGATGGTGGGGGTGGTCTGGTAAGAATGTGTGAAGCCTGAGTGTCCCCAGGGGGGCCAGCATCTTCACTGTCAGACTGCTCACTGTCTGTAtattcctcttcctcctcttcttcctcttcctctggcACAGACtgccctacacacacacacacacacacacacacacacaccatatttaCTCAGCAGGTTTTACTATACTTATTGAGCAACAACAGGCCACTGCTTGGAAATGACTGATGCCACTGCAAAATACAAAGCTAGCCTGTTTTAGAAATGGAAGACCCTAGTGGCTACACATCAGCATCGGTAATTATTATCTCAAATATGCAACTGAAATTTAGCAAATGTAGCCGATTCGGACAGCTTATCAGTGACTTACAAGATATGAGCCATATTTCGCCATTGGTGccagaatgaaactgctgcaccatttatggTGTAATAGGAAAAtcctaacaagaagctggcaaataggaagccaacttcagcctcgtcatATTCCtttgaataatgaaaaaaatatattacataattGGCTATTTTGCTGTAATCTcactaaatgaacacattttttgtCAAAGCTTTGAGAATTAGTTTCTGTTAGGACATTGTCTGTTAGCATTCAAGCACTAAGCTTATACCGCACTAGCTTCATGACCTATGCCTTTGGCAGGCATGACTTATTTCATTGGTTATGCTGGCCTAAGGCGctagaatgtagctgctgcacaatttaaggtaaaacaggaaaattctaacaagaagctggcaaaaaagCTGAACACAGAATCAATAGGTCAGtactgttttgttctgtttgcaAATGCTTGTGGTTAGTTTCTTAATTACAATTGTAGTTTGCTAGCCCACAACCTAGCTGGTGTCAGTTAAATTTCTTGCTGTGTTGCTGTTCGCTCTAAGGTTATATCGTGGCATTTGACTGTACAACATTTGCAAAAGGTTTTACAGCCATAAAGATCTCAAGTAAgtaggtaaataaataattaaataactaAGTTGTTGGACTTGGCAGTGTGAGTCCATGGATTTGGAGGGAGAGGTGTATTTATTGTGCTGTTGAGAATTCCTCCTGCACCTTTAAATGTGGCATCCAGCACAAGCAAGGACAGGTTTATCTCTAGCCtatgtaaataagtaaacaagTATAGGGACATGTCAAATGCTTCCTCTAAtagaaacataataataataataataataataataataataataacttaattTACCTACAGTTGTTATGCTTGTTGAAATCCTTGTTTGCAGCAAGTAAGTAAATACAAAGATCTATAGTAGATTGATCCAATGTTCATACGTTCCTGATGCATTTATTACGGAATGAGCACATCTAATCAATGTAATAGTTGGTATTTGGATGTCAGCAGGGCAAATCGGAGGTTTCTTCTTTTCCCATTTTTTACTTTGCATAGGCTAACTGGAATCACACGTATTTATAGATTTGTAGTTTCAGCCCAACTGCCTTTACTCATTAGATATGTTCTTATATGTGCTTTCAGCACATATTTGAAGGATTTACACTTTGTTTATGTTGTGAATTGGTGCGCTCTATGGAATCATAAGAGCTGGACTAATTATGGTCAAGATGTCTTAAGAGGCTTTCAtgaaaatacagaaattaaAAACCAACTGTGCCAGGACTTCAAGATTTCAATGTTCAATGTTTTAGAGACATGATGAACAATACATGGTATGTATTCGTATTACAGCACAACAACTGCAAAGTTCAAGCATGTGTTTACCTGCCATCCGGAGCATCATGGCCTGTAGAGGAGTAATGGCCTTCGTCTTTTTCACAACTCTcgtcttcttctttttcactgGCTGAGGCATATCAGCAAAACGTACAGTCCGGCCTAGCAACaacaattggaaaaaaaaaaacaaacaaaaaaaaaacaaaaaaaaaaaaaaaacacaacacaggtTATGGCCATTCACATTAGAGGTTTTAGAATTATATTTTACTGGTTAGCGGTActgttagctcatctgaagggcaATCACTTCAACATTCAACACAGAAATATTCTAATTTCCTTCAGATATTTTCTCTGTGTCCTGCTCCATATCTGGACAGCACCAGTGCTGAGACCTAAAAAGGTAAGCCTACATTTTTTTTGCCACCAATATTGGTCAGAATGCACATTCCTAGCTGAAATGAGTCACTTTACTACCACACCGAAATACAGACCTAAcaatgtgtgtctgtgctgttaCAGGTTAgctttgttacaggattggatcaAATTATTTTTCCCCCCTTTAATATCCAATACATATTCTACTGATATCAACCCGATAGACATTGACATTGATTCATTTTACAAAGTGGCATATCTGTCTTAACCATGCTTATAAACAACAATACTTTTGATCCATGCAAATGTCTTTGCTGTTGTCCACATTGAAGCCTTAAGCTTGGAAGACTTTCTGGATTACAACTTCATAGGAATAGAAATCATAAAATACCCtcatcaaataaatattttgagtATCTGTCACtcgttgttttttttcttaacctCTCTCTCAGTTAGTGGctccctacctctctctctctcctcatctctctctcgttcttcaAGCCATTCTCCTGGGTTTCTTTTATCGAGAGGATCATCCCTTTCTCCCTTGCTCTCCGTGtcactctcttcttcttctccatcTGAGCCGCTCTCGCTCTCATGCTCCACAGTGTCCATCAGCTCAAATTCAGCCTCTGCTTCTAAACAGACACGTGGAAGGAAATGATGTCCTTAACATTGCTGTAGTACGAGTATAATGAATGCAGGCCTGACAGATTGCAGGTTAGTTCATTTTACCCACAAAGCTGATGCATTAGAGGCATGGGTGTTTACCTGCTCTTCGGTTGCCATAGAGCTGCAGTATATGAGGTGGGGGGGGTCCTGGTGGGGGTCCAGGGGGTTTGCGTCCAGGTGGTAACCGAGGAACACCAGCTACTGCTGCTGATGACAATGTTGTCCCTTTACTGAGACACAAACACCAGCCTTTATCATCTTCACTTTTTGTTTActctttaaacatctcagttgCTTTGATTGGACGGAAGAGTAGTTTAGGTTTGGGAAAGGTTGTAGATGAGCGAAATAAGGTATGTTTTCAGGTTAAATTTAAATATGGGGAAATAATTAGATTGCCAAACTTGCAAGGAGCAAATTGCAAGAATGCTCGATTACCAAAGCTATTAGGGATTTTAGGGAACGACAGAATCAGATAAATGAGGGAGATCATGAGTTCACatgtgtctgttagctgatgcaGCAGCACTGGCAGAACTAACTAGGGGGTGGAACTGGAAATGACCAAACTGGGCAGAAAAATTGGAGTACAAAAACTAAAACTGATCATACAGACAACACAGAAAAAGGCAGATCATATTAGCTGATTAATCGAATAATGGCCTGTAGATTActcatttatataaataatggCAAGTTGCAGACacaccttttcttttttgagttttttttttgagccGTTACTTCTAAACCGTTTTTAACTAGGCAAGGAGTCAGAACGTGGTTAATCTAGACTACGGCCTGATAATAATGCCTGATCTGTTGAACTTGTGGTAATTTAGTAAAGAAGGCAGTGATTGTCCCAAAATTCTAATCCAATACAGGGTTCTGTACTTACGTGTAGTAATTTTTGTTGGTCAATGTTTAAAGTTCTCATTTAGAGTTACTGTAGACATGGGTTACATTTTATAGATTTTAGAGGTGGTTTAGGGATATTTACCCAAAAGCTGAGCTTTTCTTGAGGATGGATGGTGGCTGGGCTCCAGGCAGAGGTATGTCCTGGATTAGAACGCTAGACGGAGCGTGGGGCATCTCTGGTAGTGGGATACTGTCCACCTCTACAGACTCAGCATTCTGAAttgaaaaacacagagaaaaatgttATAAAGCTACTAATGACAACAAAAACACTTAATAGCATAACCCAAAGCGGTGAGAGCTTCATGCACAGCCACCTTGACAGAATCAAAGTACAGAGAGAGTTGTCCACGTTTAGTCTCGTAATCCAGTTCCAGTTTGCGCAGTTCTTTATAGGTGTCAGGATTTTCTCGTTCGTAAAGTCGCACAATTCGCTCAAACGTCTCTCGTAGCTTCTT
This portion of the Pygocentrus nattereri isolate fPygNat1 chromosome 1, fPygNat1.pri, whole genome shotgun sequence genome encodes:
- the LOC108433721 gene encoding WW domain-binding protein 11; its protein translation is MGRRSTSSTKSGKFMNPTDQARKEARKRELKKNKKQRMMVRAAVLKMKDPRQIIRDMEKLDEMEFNPVQQPLLNDKVLRDKRKKLRETFERIVRLYERENPDTYKELRKLELDYETKRGQLSLYFDSVKNAESVEVDSIPLPEMPHAPSSVLIQDIPLPGAQPPSILKKSSAFGKGTTLSSAAVAGVPRLPPGRKPPGPPPGPPPPHILQLYGNRRAEAEAEFELMDTVEHESESGSDGEEEESDTESKGERDDPLDKRNPGEWLEERERDEERERGRTVRFADMPQPVKKKKTRVVKKTKAITPLQAMMLRMAGQSVPEEEEEEEEEEYTDSEQSDSEDAGPPGDTQASHILTRPPPPSAPIGAQQPHPHMQAPPITGPPPLGPPPAPPMRPPGPPSGPPPGPPPGAPPFLRPPGIPGALRGPIPRMLPPGPPPGRPPGPPPGPPPGMPPGPPPRGPPPRLPPPAPPGIPPPPPRSVPPRMAPPLTLFPPPLNPSVLSAPPSIVPRQKPPPSSSSSTETTQTAPSITPSILPPPSLPMSIRPSALVPPPPGTGPTPPNPSGHAHTIEKRANITNVSTHSGVAGQSGTATISAKPQIITPKAEVTRFVPTALRVRRDRVSQQGAAPDRGGKREEERVGQGQKVSVSVTPAQPGANPAPPSMKTKDQVYEAFMREMEGLL